The sequence TAAATGAATAATACTTCACTAATTTTTTTGTTGATATTAGTTATATTATTGAAGTTTTGTGCTTTGTTCaacataaatattaaattattttatttgattgaTTTGTCCTAAAAGACGAATAACCCGAACTGAAACTCAGTAGAGATCAAGTCAAAGTTTGAAGTAATACGATACCTGCAACCTTCAAATCCTGGATACGCCTCCGATCACAAATATTACATAACACAcattttatgaataaaattcgATTTCACAATAAAACTACTACCAAATTGGATGAAAAGTATACagttaggggtgttcataaaaacccaaaaaagcAAACCAAATCGACCAAAAAACCCGATATTTTTAGgcttggtttgattttgattttaaattttaaaaatcgatcaaatttggtttgattttaataaaaatataaccgaaaaaaataaaccaaactGACTATAGAAGTAGCctttaaacacacacacacacacacacacacacatataatatataatgtttctaaaattttatggcacatattagtcgtttgtatttagtctagttctttgctattataataatctaattgtttgcatttacattctagtttgattgatagttttcttttgctacgtacaaaaaattattatgttaaaaataattaatttttaattaagtacttaaattattcatcactatttgattcaattatcaccaatatattttggtaaatgatagatttctaaAAGAGCAATTAGTTTAATAGTGTTACATTGAAAATGTAGTCGCCAGAATATGTATTTGGTAGTGTATgcctcatatttaagaaaaaacccgataaataacccaaaaaactaaaaaaatctaCAAAACCGAATCAATAAAAAACCAACTTAatttgtttggtttggtttggttccgaTCCGACTTATTTGTAGGGAtgtcaatggatattcgaaaaccgaCTAAATCGACCGAACCGCACcgcaccgaaccgatttttaccgtaggtttttatataaatttataaccgcaccgataattagggtagttttttattttataaaagtaaatcgaaaaaataccgaaccgtaccgaataaattttacatgtgaaaaatatatttatctagtaagtataaaaataataatgcattaaatttttctttgggccttggaattatgaaaacttttataagtcaacaagtaattaaactcaaaatactaatttctaaaacctattatgctacttctatttaaactaagttatttcaagtatttttattagcaagacacaaagtattatAGCGATTACGAGTAGCAATCTACAATGTTTTGAATATGCTTCCTTTcatatcatctttcatttttttaattcatcaccctttaaatagtaaaaatatctaAAGAGTtgtgctaagtcctataaaagaatgTATGTTATTGCATTTTACTTCTATTGatgaattttacatgatattttaaaaaataccgaaaattaaccgaaccgtactgataccgaagagaaaccgacatgattgatATGGTTTCGAAAAGTTTAATTttagttatacataatagaataactgaaaaattggtatgatacaaattttataaaataaccggccgaaccgaactATTGACACCCCTACTTATTTGGTTTGATATCTTTTTAGAGAAAAACGAATCCAAATCGAATCATTAACACCCTACAGTTATCCAAGCCCTCGAAAAAAATTTACTTCCCGATTTTAACTCAATTCCAATCGAGATTCCAGGAAAATTTAAATAGAAATTGAATATTTTAGGTCTTAATTAATTGCCATGTCGCCATTCAAAGGACGCATCGGGGCATGTGTAATAGTCAAAAAGCAGTTGTATATGTGAGTTACTTAAATGAATGACAcccattctttctttcttttctttttttgttaaagaaagaacaaaaattgCATAATTATAATGCTACCTACTGATAAGTGAATGTCCCCTTTTCCCTGTAAAAATCAACTGTTGTCATAATTTCATTTGTTATTGAGGAGATTGCACATTTACTGTAATTGTGAGTACTTCCTTAATTTGCAACACATTTTGGCTAAAATTGTCAAATTATGCATATTTGTAACACATAATATTACGACTAGTAATTAATTATTGAAATTGGCTTCTTGGGGAAAAAAATAATATTGGAAGGAGCATTAAATAAAAAGGTGTTGTTGAATGTTGATCTAGGAATTtattaaattttgtttttattttcaccTATTAAATTTGGTTTAAATGCACagcaactttgaaataaatctcAAACATAAAGTCTCACTCACGAACCAGTAGATTTATCCAATCCAAtcgaaaaagtaaaagaaagctCCTTATCCAATCTAAAACAAAAAGTCTTAGGCGGGAAAGCCAAgtaaattcaaatttcaaatcctTCCTTATCGTTCCCTTAAATTCCAACAGTacccaaaattcaaaaactaaagaAGGAAAACTGAATGCCCATGTTCAATTCGTGACAATTTCTCAATCTCAGGTATGTTTTGCCTTCcaatttttgctctttttttctttgaatttcgTTGTTTCTCTTCCAATTTTTTGCCTTCTTATTGACTAATGAATAAATagcagagatggattttgataaTATGAAAAGGAAGGAACTACAAGCCCTATGCAAGAAACATGGAATTCCTGCAAATTTAACTAACTTGGAAATGGCCAACAAACTTTCTTCAATTATTAAGGTAATGAgtatttctttttcgttttttgagttaaaatagaaattttgaGTTGTTGGTTAAATTTTTGTTATTATGGTATGGGCAGGTAAATGATGAAAAGCCCTTAACTCAAGGGCGGTCATGTTTAAAGGTTTTCGATGAGGCTGTGAATGATAGAGAGTCTGATGTTGTAAATAGGACACTAAAGAAAGTGAAGTTTAGTCCCGAGAATGAAATTTTCGAGTTCACAAAATTGGTTGAAGTGAAAAGTAGAGGGAGGAGGAAGTCAATGTTGCACAATAACAGCGTGAGTGTTAGGAGTGATGGTGTAAAGATAGGCATTTTGGATAGTCCAGTTAGGGTTACGAGGTCGCGGGGTATGAATTTGGAAGATGGTGTTAGTGAGAAAAAGGGAAGGACAAGGCGTACAAAAGATAACGTACTTTTAGTGAATGAGAGTGAGGATGAAGTTGGAATGACCAAGAGACGATCTTTGAGGAACAAAGAAGTAGTATCAGCACAGGAAAGAAGGGAGGAAAATGAGGGTGTGAATGAAGGTTTAAGGACGAGTAGAAGAGTTAAAGGTGAGATAAATGCTAACAAGAGTGCAGAAGAATTGGATAAAAGGACGAGTGAAAAAGAAATTGATAGGGCAGAGAAGAGGGACAAGAAAGTCACGTTCGCTAGTGATGATCAGATAATGGAGTGCATGAAAGCTGAAACGAAAGCCAAGGAGATGAAAAGAGGAGGGAGAAGGAAATCGATTGCTCATACTCAGACCTCGCATGTCCAAAATGAGGTAGATGCTAAAGTAAGGGACGAGGTTTTGGAGAAGCCAGCAGAACGGATAACAAGGTCTCAGAACTTGAAATCAGTTGAGGATTATGTGAGTAACAAAAGGAACCAAACGAGGGGTAACGAAGTTACTGAGAGAAATGTAAAACTGCTTTGTACAGAATTTGTTGAATCTTCAGTTGAAGCTGCCAACAATGAAGTTAAAGTAACCACAAGAAGGTCTCAGCAGAATAAAGTGGTGGAGGAGGCATCCCAAACGGCTTTGAAGAGGTCAAAAAGGCAAGCTACTAAGACGGAGGGTGCAAGATTCACAGTTGAAGCTGCCAATGATGAAGTTAAAGCAACCACAAGAAGGTCTCAGCAGAATAGGGTGGTGGAGGAGGCACCTCAAATGGCTTTGACGAGGTCAAAAAGGCTACATAATAAGGTGGAGGGTGCAAGGTTGACTGATGATATTTCTAAAGATAAGATGGTTACTAGGGACAGGACTAGAAATCAGTCTAACTTGGTTGTAGAAGCTTCGACATCAGAAGTGGTTCCTCAACTTGATGAACAGGTAGAAGTTCCTCTTAGAAGAAGCGATAGGCGCAAATCTGTTTTTCCTTTGGAGAAATTGAGAAGTGATGAGGCTGTGGCTGTAAAGGAGAAAAGAAACTTAAACGTTAAGGATGACGAGATGGAGAATAAAGGTAAAAAAGACGAACCCCTGAGGGCATTGAAGCGGTCAAAAAGGCTTGCTACACAAGTGGAAGACTCAGTATTGGCGAAAGATGATATTGCTGAAAATAAAGTGGTTGATAGAGGCATGACAGCAAGAAACCAATCTAACTTGAAAAGAAACGTTTCTTCAGTGGAGACTCGGTGTAAAACGGACAGGCCAACTGATTCTCAAGGGACAGTTGAAGTGGGTATCACACTTGAAGAACCGGGAGAAGCTCCTGTCAAAAGAAGTAATCGACGCAAATCTGTTGTTTCTTCTTTGGAGAAATTAAGAACTGATGAAGTTGCAGCTGCAAAGGACAAAAGAAATTTAGATGCTAATGATGACAACGTAAGGGTTAAAAGTACAAAAGATGAACCCCAGAAGGCATTGAAGAGATCAAAAGGGCTTGCGCAACAAGTCGAAGATTCTGTACCGGCTAAAGATGATATTGCtgaaaataaagtagaagagagGAGACGCTCTGGAAGGAGTGCTGCTAAAGCCCATGTAGACACCAAGATATTGGACGGTTCAGTGCAAGAAGAAATTGCAGTGGTAAAAGAAGAGAGGAGACGTTCTGAAAGGAGTGCTTCTAAAGCCTATGTAGACACCAAGATATTGGACAGTTCAGTGCAAGAAGAAGTTGCAGTggtaaaagaagagaagagacgTTCTGAAAGGAGTGCAGCTAAAGACAGTCTAGTCACCAAGATATTGGACAGTTCAGTGCAAGAAGAAATTGCTGTGGTAAAAGAAGAGAGGAGACGTTCTGAAAGGAGTGCTGCTAAAGCCAATGTAGTCACCGAGACATTGGATAGTTCAGCGCAGAAAGAAAAACCCGTGGTAAAAGAAGAGAGGAGATGTTCTGGAAGGACTGCTGCTAGTCTCACTCTTGTAACAGTTTCAGATGAAAAGAAGGAAAGTGGTGAGAATAAACTGACAAAGAGAAACTGCACCCCTGTTCCAGAAAAAAGATCTACCAAGAACAAGTTCGCCCTGCTAGATTTAGATTCTCTGAAACAGTCCACAAGTAGAGCAAAAACAAATGTGGAGGCAGCAGCAGTTGATGAAAAGACTATTACTGCTGGAAAGAAGCAGCAGGGTCAACAAAAAAGATCAAATTTGGAAGTAGAAGCTCCTACATCTGAGGACATGGAAATAGTCAGAGAGTCAGACAGTAAAGAGTGTGATATCTCAGGGTCAGAAGGTGCTACGAGCTTCTTAAAATCAGGATTGAATGAGCTTGAAGCTGTTAAAAATGATGTTAATATGGTTTTCGCTGGAAGCAAGGATGAAGCAGTTGCTGACTCGAACACACTAGCTGAAAATCTGAAGGAGAAAGGACCACTTGTAGATGCAAATGCTTCTCCGTCTGAAAATAACTCCACATTTAAATGCCCTCCATTCAGCGATCCATTCAGCTCCAATGGTAGTGTATCTGAACCTTAGTTAATATTATGCATTTTCTTGTGAAGAATGCTAATTCATTCTTTTGTGTTTTGCAGCTAGACCCGATGAGAAAGTAGTTGATGAACTTTTGCAGTCTGACCATGAAGCGCCTCCAAGCAAAGGCCTATGTCCTAGTTCTGTTTTGGCTGATGATGCAATTCCAAAGGACATAACTTCTGACAAGCAGGAGCATGGTGCAATTGCAGCAGATGATGCAGAAGAATTTGATACTGAATTATCTAATGAAGTTATTGATAACTCTTCACTACACCATAGTGATAACATGGAAGAGAACCTTGAGTCTGGCCTTAAAGAACAATCAGAGACTGGATGTATTGTTGATGAAGGAGTAACTTATGGTGAACAGGAGCCTGCAAGCAATTTGGCTGATGATGCAGTTCCAAATGATTCAACTCTTGACAAAAAGGAGCATGGTGCAATTGCAGCGGATAATGCAGATGAATTTGGCACAGGATTATCTAATGAAGTTCTTGATAACTATTCACTAAACCAGAGTGATAATATGGAGGACAACCTTGAGTCTGGTTTCAAAAAACAATCAGAGACTGGATTTATTGTTACTGAAGGAATAGCTTCTGGTGAACAGGAGCTAACTGTAACGAACTATGCCAGAGAGTTTGATGCGGGGTTGTCTAGTAATGTCTCATTGGCCAGTGTAGGTGCTTTCAATCTGAGCAATGAGATGGAAGTTAAAAATTCTGAATCTGGTCCTCCCATGGAAAAAGCAGAAACTGGATTTATTGCTAAATGTGATGGAGATGCACCTACCTTCACAACTCAAGGTGAATTACATGCAGAAGGATTTGCAAAGTTGGAGGAGGCTACTAAGGAATTCTTGCCAATATCTCAACCTGATAATGATGGTATGCTTTGTTAATGTTTGGTTATGAATGTTTCTACCTATTCTTTGCATTTCACTAGCTGTTGACTCAACGTTTGAATGTAGCAGCAGGCCTTTCTAGTGCCGTCACTTTTGAGAAATCTTGTGATCATGGAAAGCAATCAACGTTCAGGCCCAGGAACAGTCTTGATTGTGGTATCCAAACTTCTTCGGAGCTAGCTAAATATAATGAAGGTGAGTACTTGGATGATCAGGAAAACGAACTGGATGAGGGTGTGAGATCCATAGAGTTCGAGGCTACTGAAGGACAAGAAGAGATTATTGATGATGAGCAGCTCAGAAACAGCAATGACAATGAAGACGGGTACTTGGAAGATCAGGAAAATGGACCTGATGAGGGTGCGAGATCCATAGAGTTCGAGGCTACTGAAGGACAAGAAGAGATTATTGATGATGAGCAGCTCAGAAACAGCAATGACAATGAAGACGGGTACTTGGAAGATCAGGAAAATGGACCTGATGAGGGTGTGAGATCCATAGAGTTCGAGGCTGCTGAAGGACAAGAAGACATTATAGATGATGAGCAGCTCAGAAACAGCAATGATCATGAAGACGGGTGCTTGGAAGATCAGTATAATGAACCTGATCAAGGTATGCAGCAGCTTGGACACAGCAATGACAGTGGAGGCTCAGTTGAGGCGGTTGCTTCCGAGAAAACCGTCTCAAGTCCAATAAAAGCAGTTCTAGATTTTCAAGGTAGGTAGTATTTTCTCATCTCATACTGGTCATAGGAATTTCATACGTATTACATTGTGATGCTCTGTTGAAACATAGTAGTATTTTCCCTTTAAGCAAGAGCGACTGTTATGCTCTTCATAATGATTAAACTTTGCAGTTAAGTAATCGAATCTATCCTTTCCTTTTCTCCAATTTGCTTTTGAACTATTGTCATTGACATCTCTTTTAGTTGCAGAAACTGCTGTTGTTGGTGATGACATCGCATTAGAGGACAGTGATGAAGAGAAGCAAGGTAGTTATGATGCTTACTTACCTTCTTGTTCTCTTTAATTTGCTCATTTCTATACCTTCTGTTGCAACAGGTGAAGAACTTAAAGTTTTGTTTGCCACTCCTTGTGATGTTTCACattctaaagaagaatcaaaagcTTCTTTGGAAGGTGATTCAAGgttgaaagaaaataaagttacTTTGGATAAAAAGGTCAACAATAGGGAATTTGATGAGAATCTCAACAGAAGGGGGCAAGGTTAGCTTCAGAATGCTTCTTTTTACATGTGTCATTTGTGTAATTTATTGCTGTAATTCACTTTTAATTCCCGCATTTTGCTATGTGATTTTATGCAGCTTCTTCCGTCAGTGGTAATGATAACTCAAGTCTTCAAAGTTCTGTCCATTGTGATGAACATGGCCAAGGTTAGTCCTGGACTTCTTCTTCCCTAAAGATTATATGTTACTTACAGCTTGATTTTACTATATGTTACAGgagaaattttgaaaagtttgttTGCCACACCATTTGGTGGTGGAAGCAACAAGGTAGAAATAGCAACTTCTATCGAGTTGAATGAGACAAGCAGTCAATACACGCACAGTGGCCATGCAAATGAGAACAGTTAGTTTTTCTTCCTTAATATGATTTCCAAGCCATTTTATTACTTGATTTATGTTCTTTTATGAAGCCCTATTTTGAAATTTAGGTTGTTGAGAACAAGCCAGTTAATGTCATTGCCAATTTGCCTGCAGTTCTTTTTAAATCATCATTCACCATATTCATTAATCACTTTGTAAGTATCTTTTGACATGCAGCTTTTCCCTCTGCAGGCAATGGCTTGACACAATCTGTAACTCCTTTAAAAGACACATCTAATGACGAAGAAGGTATTTCTAAACTCATTTCCTGGTTATGTAAAATTTCATAAAGCATGTCTAACTCATTAACTTGATGCAGCCGGAGAAGAGCTAAAACGTTTGTGTGCTACGCCTTTATTTGTTTCACGATCCATTGGAGGCGAATCTTACCATTTTCAAAGCCAATTGAGTGGAGAAGCAATGACCATGGAAGAAGGACTCGGCTCCAGTGGAAAAAGAAATCCAAGTGTACCTGTCGGTGGATTGATTGAGGACGAGCAAGGTTGGTTCTGAAATCCCTTTCTTTTGATATGATCTTTTGGAAAAACCAGTTTCTGTTTGCCCTCTGGATTTTCTTGGTTGTTCTTCACTTTCTTTTTTGTTCTCTTTGGTTTCTAACATTTGCTTAGAGATGTCCATTGTAACAGGGGAACACCTAAAGAATCTATCTGCCTCACCAATCTCTGTGAAAAGCACTAATGAAGAGACTACTTCTACCAAAGGAAAGTATAGTCAGAGTCATGAAATGGAAACTTTTTGTAGCAGTGGATTAGAAAGAAATGTCGGTGAATGTGAAGATGGACTTGCTGGAGTCGACCAAGGTAGTAAATTATCCCCATTAACCATAATGTATTTAATTGCAGTTTGTGTTTGTGTTAGCTTCTTGTACTAACACCGAAGGCTTATTTTTCTTATAGCTCGTGAAATCTCACATATTGCTGCTTTCAACTATGATGATGGAAGTGAACAAGGTTAGTTCCGAAGTATCTCTCCTCCTATCATCTTCTGTTTGCTGCTTGATTGTGCATATTTAATAGCTTGAATTCCTGATGCACAGAAGATCAACTGAAAATGCCGTTTGCTTCACTCATCAATACCCAGACTCTGAATCAAATGGATGGAACATCAAGAAAGACAGAAGAGCTTTCTACTCAAGGGCTCTCCCATAACACAGGTTTAGCAGTTGCAAATCCAAGTGCTGTGGATCTGTCAGAGTCTGACAGCATACATTCTAAACAATCGGAAGACAATATTACAGAGTCTGAGTGCATTAAAGGATCCAGTTCTCTTGAAGAAGAGAACAACGAAGGTCAGGGTAATATGCTGTCTGCAACATCAGCTAAAAGCATGACTCCATTACGGAAAGATGAGCTTTCATCTCAAGAACCTAAGACAGCAGATGTTGCAATGTCGGGAGAAATGGTTAGAGACCAAGGGATGAATACAAGACCTGAGAGCAGGTTTCAGGAAATGGTTGACATAGAGGAACACGGAACTGATGAAATAGTGGCTGACAGGGATTTGTTGCTAAGAGATACCTCTAAAGCTCTGGAAGAAGACGTTGATGTTGAAATTGCAAACCAAAGCACTTTTGCTGTTATTTCAGAGCCTATATTCAACGATGCTGATTTTTCTGAAGAGCAAATGCTGGAGATTAATAAGAGTAGTCCTGAGTCCAGCAAACCATCTGATGATGTCTACAATGAAGAGAATACTGAAGATCACTTGAAACTGCTGTTTGCTACACCAATCAAAGGAACAAGTCCGTCCAGATTGAGTGAAGCTTCTACTTGTCAACTGAAGACAGCAATGATTACAATTGCTTCTGAAATGGTTGGTAGGGAGCCTAAGTGCAAAGGGTTTGAATTTTCTGGAGAGCCAGTAACTGTGGAGATCATTGATGGAAGCTGTGAGAGTAGAAAAGGATCTCGCTTACTCAAGGAGAATGAAGAACAGGTCAAACGAGGGGCTTTGTTTGCTACACCATCCAAAAGCGCAAGTCCGCTTCAATTGGAGGAAAGTTTTGGTTGCCTATTGGATACAACAGAATTAGCTCTCTCGACTAAAGGCATTGATAGCAAGGCTAGGAACAAAAGTCTAGGCTGTCCTTTAAGAACCATGGAAGCAAAAGAAAGTTGTGAGCCTTCTAAAGACAGTGAAGCATTGGAGCACATTGAAAGTTCTCTTCAGGAGCCCGAAATTGAGGAAGCAGTGGCTGGCAAGGATTTGTTGCTAATAGATACCTCTGAATATCCGGAAGAGAATATTTATGTTGAAATTGCAAACAAAAACACTTCAGCTGTTATTTCAGAGCCTGCATGCGACGATCTTGAATTTTCTGAACAGCAAATGGTGCTGGAGACCCATAAGAGCAGTCCTGAGTCAATCAAACAGTCTGACGCTGTCAATGAAGAGAATAGTGAAGATCACTTGAAACTGCTGTTTGCCACACCAAACAAAGGAACAAGTCCTTCCGGTCCCGAGTCCTTCAAACCATATGATGCCATCAATGAAGAGAATAGTGATGATCACTTGAAACTGCTGTTTGCTACCCCAATCAAAGGAACAAGTCCTTCCAAATTGGATGAACATTTTACTTGTCAATTGAAGACAGCAA is a genomic window of Nicotiana tabacum cultivar K326 chromosome 16, ASM71507v2, whole genome shotgun sequence containing:
- the LOC107832317 gene encoding uncharacterized protein LOC107832317 isoform X1 — protein: MDFDNMKRKELQALCKKHGIPANLTNLEMANKLSSIIKVNDEKPLTQGRSCLKVFDEAVNDRESDVVNRTLKKVKFSPENEIFEFTKLVEVKSRGRRKSMLHNNSVSVRSDGVKIGILDSPVRVTRSRGMNLEDGVSEKKGRTRRTKDNVLLVNESEDEVGMTKRRSLRNKEVVSAQERREENEGVNEGLRTSRRVKGEINANKSAEELDKRTSEKEIDRAEKRDKKVTFASDDQIMECMKAETKAKEMKRGGRRKSIAHTQTSHVQNEVDAKVRDEVLEKPAERITRSQNLKSVEDYVSNKRNQTRGNEVTERNVKLLCTEFVESSVEAANNEVKVTTRRSQQNKVVEEASQTALKRSKRQATKTEGARFTVEAANDEVKATTRRSQQNRVVEEAPQMALTRSKRLHNKVEGARLTDDISKDKMVTRDRTRNQSNLVVEASTSEVVPQLDEQVEVPLRRSDRRKSVFPLEKLRSDEAVAVKEKRNLNVKDDEMENKGKKDEPLRALKRSKRLATQVEDSVLAKDDIAENKVVDRGMTARNQSNLKRNVSSVETRCKTDRPTDSQGTVEVGITLEEPGEAPVKRSNRRKSVVSSLEKLRTDEVAAAKDKRNLDANDDNVRVKSTKDEPQKALKRSKGLAQQVEDSVPAKDDIAENKVEERRRSGRSAAKAHVDTKILDGSVQEEIAVVKEERRRSERSASKAYVDTKILDSSVQEEVAVVKEEKRRSERSAAKDSLVTKILDSSVQEEIAVVKEERRRSERSAAKANVVTETLDSSAQKEKPVVKEERRCSGRTAASLTLVTVSDEKKESGENKLTKRNCTPVPEKRSTKNKFALLDLDSLKQSTSRAKTNVEAAAVDEKTITAGKKQQGQQKRSNLEVEAPTSEDMEIVRESDSKECDISGSEGATSFLKSGLNELEAVKNDVNMVFAGSKDEAVADSNTLAENLKEKGPLVDANASPSENNSTFKCPPFSDPFSSNARPDEKVVDELLQSDHEAPPSKGLCPSSVLADDAIPKDITSDKQEHGAIAADDAEEFDTELSNEVIDNSSLHHSDNMEENLESGLKEQSETGCIVDEGVTYGEQEPASNLADDAVPNDSTLDKKEHGAIAADNADEFGTGLSNEVLDNYSLNQSDNMEDNLESGFKKQSETGFIVTEGIASGEQELTVTNYAREFDAGLSSNVSLASVGAFNLSNEMEVKNSESGPPMEKAETGFIAKCDGDAPTFTTQGELHAEGFAKLEEATKEFLPISQPDNDAAGLSSAVTFEKSCDHGKQSTFRPRNSLDCGIQTSSELAKYNEGEYLDDQENELDEGVRSIEFEATEGQEEIIDDEQLRNSNDNEDGYLEDQENGPDEGARSIEFEATEGQEEIIDDEQLRNSNDNEDGYLEDQENGPDEGVRSIEFEAAEGQEDIIDDEQLRNSNDHEDGCLEDQYNEPDQGMQQLGHSNDSGGSVEAVASEKTVSSPIKAVLDFQVAETAVVGDDIALEDSDEEKQGEELKVLFATPCDVSHSKEESKASLEGDSRLKENKVTLDKKVNNREFDENLNRRGQASSVSGNDNSSLQSSVHCDEHGQGEILKSLFATPFGGGSNKVEIATSIELNETSSQYTHSGHANENTFPSAGNGLTQSVTPLKDTSNDEEAGEELKRLCATPLFVSRSIGGESYHFQSQLSGEAMTMEEGLGSSGKRNPSVPVGGLIEDEQEMSIVTGEHLKNLSASPISVKSTNEETTSTKGKYSQSHEMETFCSSGLERNVGECEDGLAGVDQAREISHIAAFNYDDGSEQEDQLKMPFASLINTQTLNQMDGTSRKTEELSTQGLSHNTGLAVANPSAVDLSESDSIHSKQSEDNITESECIKGSSSLEEENNEGQGNMLSATSAKSMTPLRKDELSSQEPKTADVAMSGEMVRDQGMNTRPESRFQEMVDIEEHGTDEIVADRDLLLRDTSKALEEDVDVEIANQSTFAVISEPIFNDADFSEEQMLEINKSSPESSKPSDDVYNEENTEDHLKLLFATPIKGTSPSRLSEASTCQLKTAMITIASEMVGREPKCKGFEFSGEPVTVEIIDGSCESRKGSRLLKENEEQVKRGALFATPSKSASPLQLEESFGCLLDTTELALSTKGIDSKARNKSLGCPLRTMEAKESCEPSKDSEALEHIESSLQEPEIEEAVAGKDLLLIDTSEYPEENIYVEIANKNTSAVISEPACDDLEFSEQQMVLETHKSSPESIKQSDAVNEENSEDHLKLLFATPNKGTSPSGPESFKPYDAINEENSDDHLKLLFATPIKGTSPSKLDEHFTCQLKTAMIATASEMVGKEPRRKGPEFSGEPLTVEIVTGGSSSTKGSCLFKENEEQFKGGPLIATPSKGTSPLQLEESPCCEEDIFKDMDGGKFLSSQEQSFAQYEDRQLLNEMIDDTGEATLNWFQTNDGSVLRETELETQKENDSVPQFELLHEKGEVTEEDALAEGQAHDRQMTSQESPEDEAAKGGSVSDAVCQQPNMLLSDIETENIPQESLRKTDGTSISAESGILDFDAESTTLRSQEKVIITLEETRGDEEQNLEVRNTSNAFQYNTPNNDEDANEISIVWPADKQFHFPEHNVIENVASTRELTASTNECQYDFKEVDLAVQRDRLTVFESNESTSMNVKDSVLTTQMDLPGILCEEALSESDQGKSCEANQQDEFSFDKKEHETTESVVSPSYKSRANISFIEEGFAGEDTLMSEKKIPWLKRKNHLPQQV